tgaaaaaaaaacgtacaatctaaaaaaaagggaaaaatgtttataataaataaaaataataataaacacaattgatattactaaaaaaataaaaaaattcaaaacaaccaaagcaaaatttaatataaaattagttatataaaaaaaaagctaaaaaataataataaaattacaaacatactcatccaaattaataaaacttgattaagagataaactatgacataaaccaacttttatacaaaaatatgagaaactaaacccataaaagtgaaaagtcttaaaaaaaaatcatatttttgcacactctattaaaaatttatttttttaatattggaAGAGGTAGTTTTGAATTTTGGACCTCTTCTAATGAGAGGTATAAAACCATTATATAGCCTATGTCTGTGACCAGTAGCTTATTGGGGTGAGCCTTAGTACTTGTTTCTTGAATTTTTATGAGAGAAGCATAGGTCGTTTGTCTCTAATCTTCCATCTAATACTTGCATAATACCAtggtaaatatatataattgcaAAGTATGTGGATGACTTATTTTTTTATGATAATTATTTGCACTATATACATATTACAATGAGATTGAGTATCATGCATAAAATTTAatggaaaataattaatttgtattaatcttatttatataaaagaaattAACAAATCTTgtcaaaaaattaataattagcAAATGAATGAAAAAAGTTATTAACTCAAATTAGCCACTAATTCTTCTAAAAATGGATGAAAaactgttattattttttttttgacaaaaatatcCCAATTAGTTGAGAATTATTAATGAGTATAGCTTGACTATGATATATATCACCACATTTCATAACCAAGCAACAAACAACAGACAAAATACCAAACAAATTCTTCAACTTATCACTTTCTCATCACGCACTAATCAAAATCAGCCAAGttatcacacacacacacaccacaATTCCCACAAGTGTGGTGTTGCATGGACCATGCATTCAAaccacctatatatatatatataatattagccATTAAAAGAGGATTAAAACATTTCAACAATCACAAGCCAAAATAATGGCGAAACCCCACTTCATATCAATGCTTCTCTTCATTCTCTACACAATCAAACACACCCACCAAACTTTCGATATTGATGACAACTCCCTCAACGTGCCAAACCCTAGCAAAATCTTCGATCGCCTTACCGAAATGACATATGGGGTTTCGCACAAGCACCTATGCTTTCGCTGCATAGGCGACTCGTCTCGCTTTCTGGCCGCACACAACTTGGCGCGGGCCGAGAAAGGGCAGCTACCGCTCTTGTGGGAAGCCAAGCTCGCCAGGCACGCACGGCGTTGGGCGTCCCAAAGGAAAGCCGACTGTGCGCTGCGGCATTCGTCCCCAATAGACGGGCTCGGAGAGAACATATTTTGGGGCGGCGGGTCCGGGTGGACGCCGACCGACGCCGTTAGGTTGTGGGCGGAAGAGGAAAAGGACTACTCTTACAAGAACAATTCCTGCGCCCATGGCCAAATGTGTGGGCACTACACGCAGATCGTGTGGCGGAGTACTAGGAGGGTTGGTTGCGCTAGGGTTATCTGTGACAGTGGTGATACGTTCATGATTTGTAACTATGATCCGCCTGGTAATTATATTGGTGAGAAACCGTACTGATCGATCTTAAAATCTCAGTTGTGTTTGTGTCATCACAtactatttttatatatatatatatactatataacgTCAGATGACTTGTATTTATTATATGTAACAAAGTGTTACATCATGTATATGCCGGTGGCCGGCttaatttattataatatgattagaaaatatatataatatatttgcaaTTTTTAAGTTAGATATAGATGTGGGGGTTTGGTATACATAACTATATGTTATTACTTAAATGTATAAAGATATATATGGGGTTACATATAAAATTAATAGATAAAGGTGTAAAGTACGTAAGTCGTATTGTTTGGCTGTCATTTTGTATTGTTAGCTATAGCTTTTTTAGTGGTATTGGATTAATCGGTTAATTAATTATGATTGGTTATGTAAGCAAATATGAGGTTGTCAAATAAGCAGCTGTATTAGCTACGCGGTTACCTACCTAACGGATTTATATGCGTTTAAAGTAGGAACTCAATCgtgtctatatatattttttaaaataaacaagTAAAAATGACCAAATAATGGTATTGCaaatttataaagaaaatgtAATAGAATTAGAATGAGTAATTGATAACCtaatatataacatatttttgTATGTTCTATACCTAAATCTTCGTATAAATTTGTGCAAGCAGTGGATAGTTATTATCTTATGCATGGTTTACGTACATACGTTATTGCTTTTATATCTTCATATTCAGATAAGAAAAAATAATAGTACTGTATTTATATAGTCATTTGCCAACAATAAAACGGCCTACAACCTAGCTAAGCATGATGTTAGGCTAAACAATGAACTTACGTGTGAATGGATGAGATCATTTCTCCAATTTTTGACATTTTGGCTTTGCATCTTAATTGtgattttatcatttttaaaaaaaataacaaaatagacGCATAATTATTTTTTCTGACCATAAAAATACATTAAGATGGGATTTAATAGGATAAAATTATCTCAAatattttaatgggattaagtCATCTCAAATTAGAAGGATTATTTAGGTTGTTGGATTAATTTTTTCAACacattttttctaatttaataacaAATAAAATTACATTGTAAAAATTATTCAATTCAATTCCATTCTCCAAACGTGACCTTGTTTAAGACATTGAATCGGAAAAAGTAGAAGTAGTGTCATTTTGAAGCAAAATATTGTATAAATGTATTATGACATTTAAACAAAACTATAAACGTGAAAATTTtagagtttatatatatatatatatatatatatatataactaagaATAACATACTTATATTATTGCTTCCTGTTTACCTAGTCAAATTAATTCCTCCAAAAGTTTTCACAAAAATGgacaaatatacatataaatatcctCCTCCCAAGAAAAGATAGGATGGACCCGGAATCATTGTGATTCACTAGTTCCTAATCTAAAAACAAAAGTTGTCTTCAACAAGAGACTTTTGGGTTCCCCAAAAACATATGCATATATGTAATATGTTTATAGGAATTTTCTTATATTGGGCATCACTTTTACTTTTATTGTatgaacattttttatttttgagagTTAGAgtaattataactcaattttttttatatgacatatattatagttataacagATATCCTACTAATTTTTGAAAAAATCAGAATAGTTTATGGTGCTGAAATCAAAGTTCAAACAGTCTATTACACGTGCGCTTAATTTTTTATATGCGTGGAAGACAGACTGTTTGAACTCTAATATTGACacggtaaattattcagaatttttttaaaattaacggAATGTCGTAcgctgtcatataaaaaaaattagtatataATTTCTCCAAATACTGAAAATGGAACACTTCCCTACGATAGGGGCAAAGTGATGTCAAATCTATTTCTATATAAGACATTTgggtttattaattattattcttTTTAATCATCTTCTATGACAAGATTtggcttaaagtttcttgttttAAGAAAATGTGTTATTAGCATTACTTATTTTTAGTATTCACTTCCTCCATAATTCTACTAAAAAAATCCACTCACATGAACAAATTGCTTCCATGTATAAgtatatgcaaaaaaaaaatcatcaaaagaCAAAATTTCTTCAaccacaaaaataaaaattatacaaCTAAGTCATTATATAGAAGCACAGTAAAAAGAAATGATGAAATATCAAAACAATTAAGGCCCCACCCTTATAGTgaccatatatatattatatatactttGCAAACATGAAATTAGAAATCAGAGTACATATAAACTCAAACGTGTCATCAAGTAGAGTGTGTCACACCAAACCACACGTTTCTTTACAATAACTTCTAAATCAATTTTTACTAATTTATTAACTCATAATACATAATAGTAACATCGAGCATTTgccaaaataacattttttttttaatatcactttacaaaacaatatttttttttaataattttttgcaaaataaaaaatCTTTCATTTTATAAAGcgattttttttttgacaaattactCTAATAGtgataatgtttttttttattaattgaagTGTTGCTATGTGGTACTTTAAAGGTGTCCAACATTACATGAAGTAACATTTCATAATTGATTAGTGATACcttataatacttattaaattcaaataagtgggaCTCAATATTAGATTACACCAATAACAGTACGCCACTTACTTTACTTGTGGTGTTGGACACTAGTAGTGCCCATTAGcaattatcttttaattaatagGGTCTTTCGCCATAATAATTgccaggagggtcataattgcAAATCATGAAAACTCCCTTACCACCAACGCAGTCGACCCGGGCACACCCAATCCTCTTCGTCTGTCTCCACACAATTTGAGTATAGTGACCACAGATTTGGCCCCGCGCGCACGAATTGGACCCGTACTTGTACCACTTACGCTCGTCAATCCAAGCCGACACCGCCTGAACCGGGCTCCAACCCCGTCCGCTGCCCCAGAATATGTTCTCGCCGTAGGGTCCGTTCGAGTGCTCCAAAGCACAGTCGGAACGCCTCTTGTTGGCGTACCACTGGGCGTACTTCTCCAGCCTCGAGTCCCACTGCAATGCCTGCATTCGGAGGAGTGCTCTCGCCGTGTTTTGGGGCTTTAGAAACTGCTGCCTCGTCTGGCTTACGTACTTGGCCACATTGTGGACGGTGGCACTTGAGCTTGAGATTGCTATGAAGAGGAGGAGAGCTGTGGTTGTTATGGCTATGGAGCTTCGAAGCTTCGCCATTTTTGGGGCCGGGGGAGATTAGATGATCATGTGTTTGTGAAAATGTCGCAGTGTAATTATATAAGTTTGAGGGAGAAGGGAAGTTTGGACTTTTAGAGTGGTTGGACTTTGGGATTGGTAAAGTGTCAAAGTATGAAGTGGCACCCATGTTCGATAATGATTGTCACATTTGGGTTTTGGATGGGAGACAAAGAATTTCAGGCCTAAATTATGCTTTACCAAAGATTTCATTATTTCAGGGGTGGtacccaaaaaaataaaataaataaataataataatatacaaatttggattttgattaaaataaacaataaatatatttaagaACAATATTTGTGAATTTGTGATGAGAAAGAACCGTTAAAGTAGGAGCAAACATAGGCTGTCCTGAATTTATGTGTGAGTTGAATGaggattaattaattaatttgtttgtATGAATTTATATAGGGTGAATTGATTAAGAAATAAATTTAATCATTAGAAGACTTTATAAATCGATGTATCTTGacattaaattataaatcaaATCCAGTTATATTGTTTTTTTAGTAGGGCAAGGCAACTGTTTCATTTAAAAAAGAAACTTATATTAGAAATAATTTACATCCAATAATGCCACATTGGATACACAAAGAAAATATCAGTAAAATTAGATTAAAATTCAATAGTGAGAAAAACGATTGCATAATGAAATCTTCTATGATCTCAATTTTGCATCAAGAGTGTGTGGAATCGTGAGGAAAATCactaatatatattattgtgtgCTTTGATAGAGCTCGATCTCTATAATATTTGTTTGTAccctatattattattattattagtgtcactcctttaaaattaaaaaaaaaaaagaaaaaaaaaaaacctctagTCCAAAGACTACTATAATAGCACATCAATAGAAGTATATTATGAATCTCCATATGTATATGGTCATAATATTATGATTTCATTATATAGTATCAATGTTGACAAGCTATTGTGCATTTTTAGATTTaataataactttaaaaaataaattatcatcttaaataactatttatttcattttaaacGGTTACTTTTTAAAAAGGAGATTTAGAGAATttataacttatatatatatataattatgatatAAATTTTTTGTGAATTCTCATATAAAATATCTCTTGTGACAGATTTTACCATATCATCTTGTAACAGCCACTTTTGGTTATAAGTATAGCCTGGTGTATTAATACATTTTTCCTCAAAGAGGAAGCCACATTCAGCCAACTAGATCTGCAGCCCCCACTCCCCCAAAGGGAGAATGAATTGAAATAAAATGTACAACTAGGTGTTCTGTACAAATTTACCATTATTACATATCctcaatataattatatattgggAGATTTTAGTATAGGGGTTTCAAAAGAAGCCCCACCGGTGAGGCTTTTGTGTATTCTCGACCAAGTGAACAGTTCTCAAtgtgatttttttatgactgtgtattttgtagttatttagagcattctgcaaattttcagaaaattctgaataatttacagtgccgaataTTAGTTTCAAAACAAATTGTTGcactcgtgactaatttttttttatattaataaatatttatttttaattgattttaaaagtatattctgtcAAATATATTCCGTTACAGTTAACAAAagaaaccgttaaaactaagaatttataTTATCTACCCACTTTTAATATAGAAAAGATACACCGTCAATGTGATCCTTTGTCTCCGCTATTATTTGTCATTGGTATGGAGTATCTTTCGCGCATTTTGAAGAAAGTTGCCAAGGTTCCTGCTTTCCAATTCCATCCGAGATGTAAAAGTATACGACTTACTCATTTATGTTTTGCGGATGATCTGCTCCTTTTTTGCAAAGGTGATTACAATTCTGCCATCTTGTTATTACAAGGATTCAAATTATTCCCCAACACTTCAGGGCTTCAACCTAATATGGGGAAATCGGCAGTCTATGGGGCAGGTTTGGACACTTTCACACTAAATCGTATTGAACTAACTTCTGGTTTTCAGAGAAGTTGTCTGCCTTTTAAATACCTTGGATTGAAAATTTGCTCTAAAAGATTATCTCCAGCTAATTGTGATTGTTTAGTAGAGCGAATGACTAGCAGGATTAGAACTTGGAGTAGTAGAAATCTGTCTTATGTTGGGCGTATGGTACTCATAAACTCAACTCTTCTTTCCATAAACTCCTTTTGGTCTCAGATTGTTATCCTGCCTAAAGGTGTTGTTCAGAAAATTAATCAAATTTGTCGTGCTTACCTTTGGAAAGGTAATGACAAGTTTAATGGCTCCGGGAATGTCTCTTGGACTGATATTTGTCATCCGAAAAAAGATGGTGGATTGGGATTCAAAGACATTGCTTTATGAAATCTCTGTGCTATGGGAAAACATGTTTGGGCTATCTCTAATAAGAAGGACAATTTGTGGGTGGAATGGGTTAATTCAGTCTACATTAAATAATGTAGTTTGTGGAATTATGAAGCCCCTGCTGTTGCTAGCTAGTATTGGAAAAGAATAGTGCAGACTAAGAACAAACTAAAGCAATTTTTTACTGAATTGGAGTTCCAGACCTTTCACTACAATGTTGCTGAGATTTATTCAAAATTAAGGTTGAAATCAGGTGGGTTGTGGCCCTATGCTCTGATTTGGGATTCTTCTTGTACCCCAAAACATAGAGTCATATCTTGGTTAGTTGTGAGACTCCGACTTCCAACTAAAGATAGACTTATTCGATTTGCAGTGGTGAGCTCTAGTGTTTGCATGATTTATGAAGATTATGATGAAACACactctcacctttttcttttcctGTTATAGTAGAAAAGTTAAGGATGAAATAAGCAAATGACTTGGCTGGAATATGAGGAATCAAGATTTGCTTTGTTTAGTTAAAAGGTTAAAGAAGAAGAGAGTGACTCAAGGAAGAAAGAAAGTTTACATGAGTACTATTGCTGTTTTGGTCTACTTTTTCTGGCAAAATAGGAATAGTGTTTTATGGGAGCATAAAACTCCTACGGTCCAAGTTACCGTTCATAATGCTGTGTGTAATAGAATTCAATTTATGAACACAAAAAAATTCAATAGAATAAATAAAGAGTGGGTGGAGTATTTATACAAAGATTATAATTAGTTGGTTGTTCTTCGTTTTAAGTTGTAACGTTGTTTTTGTGTTCATTACAATTTCATCTGACTTtccaaaaaattaataataatgtaGAACTATAGGTTTTGTATACAAATGTACTATTATTACATATGCTtaatatatatgaatataaaatcatataaacagtAAAAATGATAATCTCAACTAATATAAGATCCAACAATATTTCTTATCTACCCTTATGATTGGCCACCAAAAGAAAACTccaagatgagagagagagagagagagagagagagagagtttgaaagTCATCATTTGGTCAATCCTATTAGTGTTTTTGATTAAATTTAACCTTGTTAAGTGTGTAAATTCATCTACAAATTAAACTAATATCCTCTCAATCTAGAGAATCCATGATATTACTAAATTAGAtcacatattaaaaatatatCAATTCATCTTCAATTAATAAATGAATCACATCACTTTTATATATCTCAGTCGTAAAGGCATTACTCAATCAATTCAATACGTAGAGAAAACTTTAGTACGTACCCTTTTTCGTTTATAAGCAACATTAGTATACATTATATGCTTCTAATTTTCTACTCTCCTTTCCAAATATAGCCTAGATTTTTAAAGTTTTggataaatatgcatatatatagaaTCGAATAGTTCAACAATTTAAGTACACAACATTATTGGGGCAACAATTCAAAATATCATCATAAGGGTAGTAGACATTAAAAAAATCTTGCCacttaacttttttattttttatttttttaaatgagttAGAGTTAGTTATATATGTTAGAAAAATTACACATTTGAACATTGCCTTATCTATTAATTTATACAAAATCCCTTGCCAAAGTCAAGGTTTGCGTTCTAAATATTTTACTTCAAAGTACTCAAAATAATTATGTCCATGTACCCTACATAAAAGAATATTATAGTTTATGGATaagtttgtatataaatatacatatttatataatatatatcaacATCAAAAATAACTATAAAGTAAGATTGTTACTTGAAAGCATGGTTGAGCGTTAATCGTGCTACTCTTTTATTGCTACAAAAATCCCGGGAAGGCTTTGAAAATATGGACCCTTAATCAACGGGCACACATGCCAATTTTAATGTGTGATCACCTTAATCAATGGCGTAAGTACCTCCTTCTTTTAAGTATTATTgtataaccttttttttttacttgttatTGAAGTTTCTTACTAAAGTTTATCAATGTACATTTGGTAAATGATTTTGCTTGATTTTAATAATTTAGATGGTAGATGGAAATAGTAATGTTTTGTTGTTTAATTATTGGTTGATCTATGAATCTTTGGTGATGATAATTAATTTCATATGAAGAATGAATGATGAAATACAATtatgaaagaaaaaggaagaaaaaaaaaagagtagcATACAAGCAAATGTAACAAATGAGGTTAATTATCGTGGATTAACCACGAAGACAAACGAGAGAGAATCACAAAGAGAAAGTATAAAAAAATCTTAGGGGGCGATGCGAGGAGGATTTAACTATAGGGAAGAGTTGAGGACTCTGTTACGGGGAGGAGGAGGTTGGGTGAGGAAGAAGAAGGATGACGATTAGAATCGACATATGTCGTCACTAAAATTTTTAAAGTCGTGGCTAGAAATATTTACTCAAAAACTAAACATAGTAATATTTCTTGCCTCTCTAAATTATTTtaatggtgatatttttcatgTTGTTACTAGAAATATTGTCGATAGAaatcaattattattattgttttactATAGTATGTGACGTATAATTTAATATGTTGagttacacaaaattatatatatatatgtaaataattaaataaagagtaattaataagagaagaagaagaagaaaaaaaaagacaaaaatagAACTGCccaatattaaaattatatatatatatatataaattctctAGAATCTTAAGTTGTTCactctaccaaaaaaaaaaaagttgcttTAATAATGTGTAAAATTTGGTACATACTCAAAGTTGTACTAAATTTAACACATAATATAACATGATACATATCGCATCaccataaatgttatattttttatttatttttatgtcatttttattattctagtattatttttaataattaccatTAAATACTAGACTTTTTACTTTATTATTTTATCTATCAGCAATCAAATATAAAGgagatttttttttgttgttgtatattttcaatatatataaattagtatTAATGAAATATTGATTTTTGTATAACTTTTTATTGTTGTGCATTGAAGCATAATGCTAAAAATAATACCAAATATACTATATGTTAATTTTTTTGTgctaaatatattataatatttatatctcTAGTTGGAGATGTTGTCTTCTAAGTTTCTAACACATCTGTTATGCAACACTTGCAGcgtatattattattatgttcATTATCATAAATAACATTTCTATGAATCAGATGTTGAATAATCGATTTTTTTGTGTAATTCACTAAATATTAACAAATAgagattttttaatatatacatatatatttatatatatatatatatgttcatatGCAGTTAATAATAAACATTTAAAGGAGTGTAATTAGAAAATAAATTTTAGAATTTCGAGACTTATTTAGAAGATGGGGGTCGGTAGAGGGAAAAAAAGTTGCATCCAATTGGAATAACGGTTCCCATTTTTTTTAAGGCATAATGTTTTGGAAGAATAGTCAAACATCCTAATGAAATCAACTTTtgtgtatattaaaaaatatgttcTAGTGACTTATATTAATTCATCAACAGATTATTCCATCAAATCAAAAGTCATGTTCTCTTTGAAAAATTACTTGTAACCATTTCTTCACATGCACAATTGACATttttgcataaatatatatatatatatatatttatatacatttaaatatatagtttgcACGTC
The Humulus lupulus chromosome 6, drHumLupu1.1, whole genome shotgun sequence DNA segment above includes these coding regions:
- the LOC133784444 gene encoding pathogenesis-related protein PR-1-like; the encoded protein is MAKLRSSIAITTTALLLFIAISSSSATVHNVAKYVSQTRQQFLKPQNTARALLRMQALQWDSRLEKYAQWYANKRRSDCALEHSNGPYGENIFWGSGRGWSPVQAVSAWIDERKWYKYGSNSCARGQICGHYTQIVWRQTKRIGCARVDCVGGKGVFMICNYDPPGNYYGERPY
- the LOC133783082 gene encoding pathogenesis-related protein PR-1-like — encoded protein: MAKPHFISMLLFILYTIKHTHQTFDIDDNSLNVPNPSKIFDRLTEMTYGVSHKHLCFRCIGDSSRFLAAHNLARAEKGQLPLLWEAKLARHARRWASQRKADCALRHSSPIDGLGENIFWGGGSGWTPTDAVRLWAEEEKDYSYKNNSCAHGQMCGHYTQIVWRSTRRVGCARVICDSGDTFMICNYDPPGNYIGEKPY